A single Oncorhynchus kisutch isolate 150728-3 linkage group LG19, Okis_V2, whole genome shotgun sequence DNA region contains:
- the eif4ea gene encoding eukaryotic translation initiation factor 4E-1A — MATAESESSLNPPNSEAKKSETGQEVVNPEDYIKHPLQNRWALWFFKNDKTKTWQANLRLISKFDTVEDFWALYNHIQLSSNLISGCDYSLFKDGIEPMWEDERNKRGGRWLITLSKQQRRADLDRFWLETLLCLVGEAFDDHSDDVCGAVVNIRTKGDKLAIWTTDYENKDAITHIGQGWKERLGVPHKVIIGYQSHADTATKSGSTTKNKFVV; from the exons ATGGCGACAGCTGAGTCG GAATCAAGTTTGAATCCCCCTAATTCTGAGGCGAAAAAAAGTGAAACTGGTCAAGAAGTTGTAAATCCTGAAGATTACATCAAACATCCACTACAAAATAG ATGGGCTCTGTGGTTCTTTAAGAATGACAAAACGAAAACCTGGCAAGCAAACCTCCGTCTCATCTCCAAGTTTGACACAGTGGAAGACTTCTGGGC TCTGTATAATCACATCCAACTATCAAGTAACTTGATCTCCGGCTGTGACTACTCACTTTTCAAG GATGGTATTGAGCCCATGTGGGAGGACGAGAGGAACAAGCGTGGTGGCAGGTGGCTCATCACACTTTCCAAACAGCAACGCAGGGCCGACCTCGACCGCTTCTGGCTGGAAACG CTCCTGTGCCTAGTGGGCGAAGCCTTCGATGACCACAGTGATGATGTATGCGGGGCAGTAGTTAACATCCGAACGAAAGGAGACAAACTTGCGATATGGACAACAGACTACGAAAACAAGGATGCTATTACACACATAGG ACAAGGGTGGAAGGAGAGGTTAGGCGTGCCACACAAGGTGATCATCGGATATCAATCACACGCGGACACTGCCACCAAGAGTGGTTCCACCACCAAGAACAAGTTTGTTGTCTAA